The nucleotide sequence TCTGCCCCTTGAGCTGTGCCGAGGGCGAGATCTGCACGTCATGACCCTCGCCGCGGACATCGAATCGCAACTGCTCCACGACCCGTGAGTGTTCCACAGCAAATCCTAATTGCCTAGCAAACAACGCTTTTCGAGATCCGACATGACAGTTCGGTGAATTCACGGTTGCCCCGGCCCGACCTGGCGCGCAGTCCGGTTAAAGGACGGGTCCCAAACTGCACCATTCGACTCAGGATACCCGCGCCCCCTGGTGCCCCGAGTGCAGCGCCAGGAGCCCTTCCCTCCTCAACCCGACCACCTCCAGGACGCGTCTCCCCGGGTGGGCGGGCTCTGCCCCGCCCGGCAAACGTCCGACCTTCGAGCGGTTTGCATCCCCGACACATGCAACCCTTGCATTACATGGTGTCACTGTCGGGATCTGTCGGGTCGCCGCCCGTGACGCCCGGACCTGCGGCCGGGCGGCGAGAACGCAAGAAACCCGGACGACGGGCGATCACACTACGTTTCCATAATCCGACAGTTGCCGATGAATATCGTCCGACGTAGAAAGCCGAATTAGCGCGGACCGGAATGCACTTTAACAAAGTCGCGGCTTTCGCGTGATAGTTTCCCATTCGCTCATCGCCCGACTGCCCATTCGGGCGGGAACTTTCGATGAATCCACCGAAAGGACACGTGGGTCAATGACCGCAACCCGTGGCATCGTCGCCTCTTTGGTCGTCGTGACGCTGGTCGTGGTCGGGGTCTTCGTCTGGCAGCAGACGAAGTCGAACTGTCCCGACCCGTTCAGCGCGGGCGGCTCGTACTCGTCGAACGACGAGGTGCTCTTCGCCGGCCAGGTATGGCGGGCCAAGGTTTCCGGCAGCAGTGAGGTGCCGGGTCCGAACGCCACCGAATGGACGTCTCTCGGCACCTGCTGAGAGTTCACCGGCAAGCAGGCCGATAACCGCTCTGTCGAGCGGTTATCGGCCTTCGCATTTCTTCTCCTAAGAATCGGAGAGCATTCCCAGCATCTGCTGCACCTGGGCCGAACGGGATTTCTCGATCCGCTCGGCCAGGTCGAGAACCTCGCTGTTCCGGGCGTTCTCGGTGGCGTACTGGGCGATCTCGACCGCGTTGCTCTGCTGGGCGATCAGCAGATTCAGGTAGGTCGTGGCGAACGCGTCGCCATCAGCCTCGTCGAGCTCCGCCAGATCGGCCTTCGTCAGCGTGCTCACACCGCCGTGCTCGGCGTGCAGGTCGGCGTCGCCGCTCGCCGTGACGGACTCACCCCAGGCCTTCAGCCAGCCGGTCATCTCCGCCCGCTCGTCGTCTTCCGTGCTGCTGATCGCCGCCACCAGGGCGTCGGCCCGCCCGGACAGGTCGCCGTCCCCGGCGCGGCCGGTGACCTTGGCCGTCTCCACCTCCCGGGCGATCATCATCTGGAGGAACATCACGTCGGCGTCGTTGTGCCCGGTGTCGTCCCCGGCCCCGGAGGACGACACGGAAGACGACGCGGAAGCCGATGCCGTGGCCGGGTCGCCGTCCGACGCGGCGTGTCCCTCGTGCCCGGACGATGCCGAGGACGTGGTGATCGTGATCCCGTCCAGAGCGCCGCAGCCCGCGAGCAGCAGCACCGTGACGGCCGCCAGAACCGTTGCAGCCAGACGGATCACGGACAGCGCGCGGCTCACTCCGGAAGCCACAGCGCGAGCACGTTCGGCGGCTCCCAGCCCGGCAGCGTGGTGTGCGACTGCCGGCACTCGTAGGTCACGCCGTCGTAGGTCACCGTGTCGCCCCGGTCGTACCAGGTCCAGTCCTGCCAGTCACCGCTCTCCGGCGCCTCGCCCGGGTCGGAGGTGCTGCCGTCCGGGTCGGAGGTGCTGCCGTCCGGGTCGGAGGTGCTGCCGTCCGGGTCGGAGGTGCTGCTGGTCGGGTCGGCCGTGGTGGTCGGCGCCGAGCTCCCGGAACCACCGGTGTCGCCGGAGCTGCCGGTGCCGTCCGCCGGGTAGGTCGTGGCCGGGCCGGACGGGGTGCCGGTGGAGCCGCCGGCCGGCGTGGTGGGAGTGGTGCTCTCGTCGTCCTCACCCTGATCGCCCGCGCCGCCGACGTTCACGTCGACGCAGTTGTAGAACGCGTTGACCGTGTCGGCGATGTTCCAGACCGCGAGAACCGTGTGCTCGCCGGAGTAGTCACCCAGATCGACCCGGTGCGAGACGGTCGCGTTGGGGATCGCACCGGCGTCGTCGAACGAGGCCACCTTCTCCCCGTCGACGTAGTACACCCAGGTGCTGGTGGAGTGCCGCGCGGTCAGCGTCCAGTTGAACGTGACCTCGTCACCCACGTCGGTGGACGGCCACGCGCGGGACTCGTCGTCGAGCACGCTGAAGGCGGCGTTGCCACCGCTGCACAGCCTGGACCCCTTGGGCGCCTCCACACTCTGCGGCTCGTACTGGATCTGGCCACAGTCGGTGACCGTGCCCGCGGCGCACAGGGCCTGCCGGCTGGGCGGGGAGGAGATGTAACCATGGGCGCTCGCCGGGCCGGCCAGGGCCACCCCGGCGACGAGCGTGCCCAGGGTCGTCACCGGGAGGACAACCCTCCGGGTGCTGGATTTACGCATGAAACTGCACTCCTGTCAGGGATGGAGTGCCCGGCGGATCGGGCCGGACCAGCCTCATCGTTCGGGAGTCCGGCCACCGTCCACAAGTTGATTGGGGTCATTTATCCGGTGCTTGACTGCTCCCTGAGATTCGGGCACGCGCGGTAACGACAGCGGGCCGGAAAACTGCAACACCTCGTGATTCGCCCGGTACCGGCCGTAGTATTTGCCAGTGGCCGCGGGCGTCGACGGCGCCGCATCGCGCAGCCCCCGTGCTCAATGCCGGAAAGGTTGCCCGGGCCCGCGAAAAACTTCCGCCGGATTTACGTTATGTACGCACCGGTACCAACGCCGGAAGCGCATTCTTGACGCTCTCCGCACCTGCTCATGACCTGTTGACGGGCAACCTTTTTGGTGTTTGACACCCCCTATCAAGTTGACCAGGATTCACGACGCCACGCCACGGAATCGAAAAGCCCGCCCACGCAAGCAGTCCGCCCGCTCGTTCGGGCACCCTGCGCGGGCTGATTCCGCGCGCCCGCACCGGGCGGCACCGATTGATCCCAGAGTGAGGAATCACGTGAGCCAACGTCGTCAACCGAACCGGCGCCGCACCGTCGCGGTCGCCGCGGGGATCGCCCTGACCGGCAGCATCGCCGCGACCGGTGCCGCCTTCGCGGTGAACAGCAGCAGCGCCACCACCACCGCGTCCACCGCCGCCACCAGCACCAAGACCACCGTGGCCGGTCACCAGCTGGAAACCCTGGGCCGGGGCGCGGTCAGCGTGCATTCCAGCACCGGCAACCTGGTCAGCTGGCGGCTGCTGGCGACGGACGCCTCCACCGCCTCGTTCGACGTGTACCGCGACGGCACCAAGATCAAGTCGGGCATCACCGGGTCGACGAACTACCTCGACAAGGGCGCCGCGGCCACCGCGAAATACACGATCAAGACCGGCTCCGAGTCGGCCACGGCCACCAGCATGGCGAACGGCTACCTGCGCGTGCCGCTGAAGAAGCCGGCCGGCGGCACCAAGGGCGGCGTCGACTACACCTACACCGCCAACGACGCCTCGGTCGCCGACCTGGACGGCGACGGCGAGTACGAGATCGTGCTCAAGTGGGACCCGACCAGCTCCAAGGACAACTCGCAGTCCGGCTACACGGGCAACGTCTACGTCGACGCCTACGAGCTCGACGGCACCCGGCTGTGGCGCATCGACCTGGGCAAGAACATCCGCGCTGGAGCGCATTACACGCAGTTCCAGGCCTACGACTACGACGGTGACGGCAAGGCCGAGGTGGCGATGAAGACCGCCGACGGCACCGTCGACGGCAAGGGCACCACCATCGGCAGCGCCACCGCCGACTACCGCAACAGCAGCGGCTACGTGCTGACCGGCCCGGAATACCTCACCATGTTCAACGGCCAGACCGGTGCGGCCGCCTCCACCGTGGACTACACGCCCGCCCGCGGCACGGTGTCCAGCTGGGGTGACAGCTACGGCAACCGGGTCGACCGCTTCCTGGCCGGCACCGCCTATCTCAGCGGCAGCACGCCCAGCCTGATCGAGGCCCGCGGCTACTACACCCGCAGCGTCGTCACCGCCTGGGACTACAAGAACGGCAAGCTGACCCAGCGCTGGCAGTTCGACTCGAACAAGCAGACCACGCCGGCCGACTGGGCCGGGCAGGGCAACCACCAGCTGTCCGTGGCCGACGTCGACAGCGACGGCAAGGACGAGATCATCTACGGCAGCATGGCTCTCGACGACACCGGCAAGGGCCTGTGGACGACGAAGCTGGGCCACGGCGACACCCTGCACGTGGGGGACCTGATCCCGAGCCGGGCCGGCCTGGAGGTCTACAAGGTCCGCGAGACCAAGGACAGCGGCCCGGCCGACTTCATCGCCGACGCCGCCACCGGCAAGATCATCAGCAAGTCGGCCAGCTGCGGCTGCGACACCGGCCGGGGCGTGGCCGAGGACATCTACGCGGGCAGCGCCGGCGCCGAGCAGTGGTCGTCGAGCGTCAGCGGGCTGCGCAACTCCAGCGGCACCGTGATCGGCAGCAAGCCCAGCTCCACCAACTTCCTGGTCTGGTGGGACGGCGACGCCTCGCGGGAGCTGCTCGACAGCAACAAGATCAGCAAGTGGGCACCCACCGGCGAGACCCGCCTGCTCACCGCGGACGGCGTGCACTCGAACAACAGCACCAAGGCCACCCCGTCGCTGTCCGGCGACATCCTGGGTGACTGGCGCGAAGAGGTGATCTGGCCGGAGACGGACGACACCGCCCTGCGCATCTACAGCACGCCGATCGAGACCTCCACCCGCATCACCACCCTGATGCAGGACTCGCAGTACCGGGTGGCGGTCGCCTGGCAGAACACGGCCTACAACCAGCCGCCGCACCTGAGCTACGCGCTACAGAAGTAACCACCACGAAGGAAGACCATCATGGAAGAGGACGAACCGGGCCTGGTGCGCGACGCCCAGGCCGGTGACCACGCCGCCCTTCGGGAGCTCCTGGCCCGGTACGTCCCTCTGGTCTACAACCTCGTCGGCCGGTCGGTCAGCCGCCCGGCCGACGTGGAAGACGTGACGCAGGAGGCACTTCTGCGGATCGTGCGCGACCTGCCCGAGCTGGGCAGCCCGGCCAGCTTCCGGTCCTGGCTGGTCACCGTCACGGTGCACCAGATCGGCGACCACTTCCGCCGGCTCGGGGCCGAGCCGCTGATCCCGGTCGGGCCGGCCGAGCTCGAGCAGGTGGCCGAGAATGCCGAGCCAGGCATCGGTTTCGAAGACCTGGCGGTGCTCTGGTTCGACCTCCAGGGTCAGCACCGCGAGCTGGTGAACGCCGGCCGCTGGCTCGACCAGGAACACCGCACCCTGCTGGCCCTGTGGTGGGAGGAGTGCGCCGGCCGGATCACCCGGGCCGAGATCGCCACCGCCCTGGAGGTGGGCGAGGCCCACACCGCGGTGCGCCTCCAGCGCATGCGGGAACAGCTCGAGCAGTGTCGCGTGGCCGAGGCCGCGCTCGACCGCGAGCCGCTGTGCACCGTGCTCGACGAGCTGGTGCACGACTGGGACGGCGAACCGAACCCGTTGTGGCGCAAGCGGATCACCCGGCACGTGCGCACCTGCGTGGTCTGCCTGCGCGAGTCCGGTGACCAGCTCCCCGCCGCCCGCCTGTTCGCCGGCCTGCAACTCCTGCCGCTGCCCGCGGCCCTGGTCGCGGCCCTCGTCGCCCGGGACCTCCTCCCCGAGCACGCCTTGTTCACGGACGACGTGGAGCTGGTGGCCGAGCACCCGTCGTCCACCGGTTTCAACAAGGACGGCGGCACCTGGGGAACGGTGCGCTGGGCCGGCCGGATCGCCACGGTCACCACCGCCGCCACGCTGATGCTGTTCGCCGGCGGGTTTCTCTACGACGTCACCCAGACCCCGCGGGTGCGCACCGAGACCCGCAACGACGCAACCGCTCTCAGCGCTTCGATGGCCACCCAGGCGCCCTCCGCCACGGCGACACCGACCCCGAGCCCCACGCCCACCCCCGAGGCGAAGAAGACCACCACCCGCAAGGCTGCCAGAGCCACCGGAGCCGCGACCTCCACCGGCACCTGCTCCACCAACGGCTCCACCGACCGCACCTGGGCCAGCTGGACCATGCCGAACTCCGGTGAGAACCTGCCGGACCAGCACGATTACACGGTGCGGGCGAACGGCACCGTGCTGGACGACGTCACCTGCCTGGTCTGGCAGCAAGACGTCCCGCAGCAGCGCTACACCTTCGAGGCCGCCCAGAACTACTGCGCCGGGCTGGATCTCGCGGGTGGCGACTGGCACCTGCCGACCCGGGTCGAGCTCACCTCGCTGATCGACACCACGCGCTCCGGCACCGCGATCGACCAGAAGGCCTTCCCGGGCACCCCGGTCGCGTTCTTCTGGACGTCGTCGCCCTGGGCCACCGCCCACGACCCGGCCTTCGCCTGGATCGTGAACTTCTACGAGGGCATCACCAGCAACGCCGCCGACCAGTCCGGCGAGTACGCGGTGCGCTGCGTGCAGTCGGCCGCCGGAAAGGGTTCACCGGACTACGAGATCAGCGACGGCCAGGTGGAAGACCCGGGCACCGGCCTGGTCTGGCAGCGCGCCACCGGCCCGGCGATGTCGGCGCAGAAGGCCACCTCCTACTGCGCCGGCCTGACGCTGGGTGGCGAGAAGTGGCGTCTGCCAGGGGTTCAGGAGCTGGCCACGCTGGTCGACGAGACGATCGTCGGCCCGGCGATCGACCGGGACGCCTTCCCGGACACCCCGGCCCGCGACCACTACTGGTCGGCGAACCAGGCTGCCCCGGAAGACGGCGCCCGCTGGGCCCTCAGCTACGACGACGGCTACACCAACTACCGCGACCTGTCCGAGGCCGTGGTGCGCTGCGTGCGCTCGGCCTGACCTACCCGAGCCGCACCGGCAGGGTGGAGCAGCTGTTCGAGAACAGCGACGGAATCGGCACCAGGGTGTCCGGGTCCACGGCTAGCTCGATGCCGGGGTACCGCTCGAACACCGCCGGGATGGCCAGGTTTCCCTCCATCCGGCCGAGCGCCGCGCCCACGCAGACGTGTGCCCCGCCGCCGAAGGCCAGGTTCTTGCGCTGGGTGCGGGTGATGTCGAAGACCTCGGCGTCGTCACCGTGCTGCTTCTTGTCCCGGCCCACCGCGCTGTAGGGCGCCATGATCGCCTCGCCCCGGGGGATCGTCACCCCGGCCACCACGACGTCTTCCAGCGGGTAGCGGAACGGGAAGTTGCCGATCGGGGCGTCCCAGCGCAGCGTCTCCTCCACCACGCCCGCCCAGGTGCGGGGGCCGCCCGCCACCGCGATCGCCCGCTGCTTGGGATGCGTGCACAGGGCCCGGACGGCGTTGGTGATCAGGGCCACCGTGGTCTCCTGGCCGGCCCCGAGCATGATCAGGATGGTGGCGACCAGCTCCTCCTCGCTGAGCGCCTCCGGGTCTTCGTCGCGGGCCTCGATCAGGGCGCTGGTCAGGTCGGTGCCCGGGTTCTCCCGCCGGTACCGCACCTGCTCGGCCAGCAGCCCGTACAGCGCCATCTGGCTGGCCAGCACCTGTTCGGGCGTCAGGTCGGAGCGGAACACGTTGTCCATCTCCGCCTTCAGCTTCCCGCGGTTCTCCTCGGGGATGCCCAGCAGCTCCGAGATCACCAGCACCGGCACCACGTCGGAGTAGTGCTTGCGCAGGTCGACCACCCCGTCGGCGTCGGCGTGCGAGGGCAGCGCGTCGAGCAGCTCGTTCACGATCTGCTCCACCCGCGGGCGCAGCGCCTCCACCCGGCGCGGGGTGAGCGTGGAGGTGACCAGCCGACGCAGCCGCTTGTGCTCGGAACCGTCGGCGGTGAGCATGTTCGTCACCTTGACCATGCCGATCAGCGGCCAGTCGTTGCCCACGTGACCGGACCGGATGTCGTTCCAGTTCTGCCAGTTCTTGCTCTGCCGCGGATCGTTGATCAGCTCGTTCAGCAGCGCGTGATCGGTGATGCTCCAGGCGATCACGTCACCCGGCAGCTTCACCCGCACCACCGGCCCGAGTTCGCGCAACCGGGCCGCTTCACCCTGGTGGTCCCGGCCGGCCGGATCGAGCTCGACCAGGGGCACGCTGTCCGGATCGACAAGTGGATCGACAAGCGGATCGACGCTGAGAGGGGCGGTTTCGGACACGGTGGGCCTCCTGCCGAAGTGACTTGCCAATGAGACCGGGCTCTTCCGTGGGCCCGGCCGGACTCAGGCCCCGGCGCGTGCCAGGGGCGGATCGGCGATCACCGTGGAGAACTCGACCGGCAGCGCCG is from Kineosporia corallincola and encodes:
- a CDS encoding cytochrome P450 family protein, with translation MPLVELDPAGRDHQGEAARLRELGPVVRVKLPGDVIAWSITDHALLNELINDPRQSKNWQNWNDIRSGHVGNDWPLIGMVKVTNMLTADGSEHKRLRRLVTSTLTPRRVEALRPRVEQIVNELLDALPSHADADGVVDLRKHYSDVVPVLVISELLGIPEENRGKLKAEMDNVFRSDLTPEQVLASQMALYGLLAEQVRYRRENPGTDLTSALIEARDEDPEALSEEELVATILIMLGAGQETTVALITNAVRALCTHPKQRAIAVAGGPRTWAGVVEETLRWDAPIGNFPFRYPLEDVVVAGVTIPRGEAIMAPYSAVGRDKKQHGDDAEVFDITRTQRKNLAFGGGAHVCVGAALGRMEGNLAIPAVFERYPGIELAVDPDTLVPIPSLFSNSCSTLPVRLG
- a CDS encoding sigma-70 family RNA polymerase sigma factor, whose product is MEEDEPGLVRDAQAGDHAALRELLARYVPLVYNLVGRSVSRPADVEDVTQEALLRIVRDLPELGSPASFRSWLVTVTVHQIGDHFRRLGAEPLIPVGPAELEQVAENAEPGIGFEDLAVLWFDLQGQHRELVNAGRWLDQEHRTLLALWWEECAGRITRAEIATALEVGEAHTAVRLQRMREQLEQCRVAEAALDREPLCTVLDELVHDWDGEPNPLWRKRITRHVRTCVVCLRESGDQLPAARLFAGLQLLPLPAALVAALVARDLLPEHALFTDDVELVAEHPSSTGFNKDGGTWGTVRWAGRIATVTTAATLMLFAGGFLYDVTQTPRVRTETRNDATALSASMATQAPSATATPTPSPTPTPEAKKTTTRKAARATGAATSTGTCSTNGSTDRTWASWTMPNSGENLPDQHDYTVRANGTVLDDVTCLVWQQDVPQQRYTFEAAQNYCAGLDLAGGDWHLPTRVELTSLIDTTRSGTAIDQKAFPGTPVAFFWTSSPWATAHDPAFAWIVNFYEGITSNAADQSGEYAVRCVQSAAGKGSPDYEISDGQVEDPGTGLVWQRATGPAMSAQKATSYCAGLTLGGEKWRLPGVQELATLVDETIVGPAIDRDAFPDTPARDHYWSANQAAPEDGARWALSYDDGYTNYRDLSEAVVRCVRSA
- a CDS encoding DUF305 domain-containing protein; this translates as MASGVSRALSVIRLAATVLAAVTVLLLAGCGALDGITITTSSASSGHEGHAASDGDPATASASASSSVSSSGAGDDTGHNDADVMFLQMMIAREVETAKVTGRAGDGDLSGRADALVAAISSTEDDERAEMTGWLKAWGESVTASGDADLHAEHGGVSTLTKADLAELDEADGDAFATTYLNLLIAQQSNAVEIAQYATENARNSEVLDLAERIEKSRSAQVQQMLGMLSDS
- a CDS encoding rhamnogalacturonan lyase → MSQRRQPNRRRTVAVAAGIALTGSIAATGAAFAVNSSSATTTASTAATSTKTTVAGHQLETLGRGAVSVHSSTGNLVSWRLLATDASTASFDVYRDGTKIKSGITGSTNYLDKGAAATAKYTIKTGSESATATSMANGYLRVPLKKPAGGTKGGVDYTYTANDASVADLDGDGEYEIVLKWDPTSSKDNSQSGYTGNVYVDAYELDGTRLWRIDLGKNIRAGAHYTQFQAYDYDGDGKAEVAMKTADGTVDGKGTTIGSATADYRNSSGYVLTGPEYLTMFNGQTGAAASTVDYTPARGTVSSWGDSYGNRVDRFLAGTAYLSGSTPSLIEARGYYTRSVVTAWDYKNGKLTQRWQFDSNKQTTPADWAGQGNHQLSVADVDSDGKDEIIYGSMALDDTGKGLWTTKLGHGDTLHVGDLIPSRAGLEVYKVRETKDSGPADFIADAATGKIISKSASCGCDTGRGVAEDIYAGSAGAEQWSSSVSGLRNSSGTVIGSKPSSTNFLVWWDGDASRELLDSNKISKWAPTGETRLLTADGVHSNNSTKATPSLSGDILGDWREEVIWPETDDTALRIYSTPIETSTRITTLMQDSQYRVAVAWQNTAYNQPPHLSYALQK
- a CDS encoding lytic polysaccharide monooxygenase gives rise to the protein MTTLGTLVAGVALAGPASAHGYISSPPSRQALCAAGTVTDCGQIQYEPQSVEAPKGSRLCSGGNAAFSVLDDESRAWPSTDVGDEVTFNWTLTARHSTSTWVYYVDGEKVASFDDAGAIPNATVSHRVDLGDYSGEHTVLAVWNIADTVNAFYNCVDVNVGGAGDQGEDDESTTPTTPAGGSTGTPSGPATTYPADGTGSSGDTGGSGSSAPTTTADPTSSTSDPDGSTSDPDGSTSDPDGSTSDPGEAPESGDWQDWTWYDRGDTVTYDGVTYECRQSHTTLPGWEPPNVLALWLPE